From Carya illinoinensis cultivar Pawnee chromosome 5, C.illinoinensisPawnee_v1, whole genome shotgun sequence, one genomic window encodes:
- the LOC122309718 gene encoding uncharacterized protein LOC122309718 encodes MMSFWSPGYGSYGHGGSSASSSNLSALAPPFMVVPKPISSPLVDLTEPSYGVPSNSSLHNWLPSHYPNSGPGLFPNHGPEYDPVPSSDAYGYAASQYIGSLDSHLSSLSPVSSAPVDTCLYVQHSDCVETSTVKAQQFYPIYARPGIEDLSPLVVPDDNSYDWLSCSNVATWDGSSNNDHAQSGWDNTVDWVSSCNGLGEWEHGKQLEIDGGFCSKGLTIGDSSSIYKNDVNQGSHASEGLDTHAEASHIIDMLGLEKHGGCVSMEHANDKSFSGKNSRIMPADYSKTSFLGSPSLLPENHYEAPSLTPATNIYKYQVPCSASNEKPIRHHDASLSGCASFVTSSHSLVITPPDVDTSLSAPIKGPLVDMDFGTDVADPDHCGNSPFNVNKLHPLIGSESKGLFDTSQLSIHLDKNYPIGVESFSSKNEELSKKKEIPEDALDQVFKPKCGLQVSHTSSDGFNFTLDFVEAISPVENSSESIDHYNPAVDSPCWKGVSVSCFSPFETSKTDSCQYFKKLESHNSSDFQVPQVFTLNIDDAVKVSSQNPNEKTVYVEKGLRPAPKRPSDANLLSREPRSDGSVNTGPFHSKSSCGYVVQYSGEPGDDHALLSMSTVDSELIPSLTMHQNFEATIMIPEKKQSSDTCGSVADSGSSIGDPARNGLSNVPFHDTGYGLSSASLVEDACAKLTKLHEADSTPNIDVQMLVSTMHNLSDLLLFHSLNDSLELKQGDRKAIKDVIFNLHRCILKDGEKMIPRQESPFLQRGMAQYLEELAKHPKEVNVDRPGLTKDAPIIAQDQLDPKCLHDKKHLNIGSGNKMEMISDSVSVKSDASRLEKDNMTQAIMKVLNENFDYEEEMEPKCALFKNLWLEAEAEVCSINYKARYNRMKIEMEKSELNKAKDASENTMDVERRRKSKTSRDLNTLKKLVPEANIGPSPDIFIQDTPSMQHVRARYGILKHQISYSNSPTALEEASSSNVYPDLNKVDKLVPEKTEAKCLNQDISIQNSPILSTTCHVNDVMARFHVLKCPVDHVNAIKATDVEEPLTESVSPDRNEINNLEPGATEAKETLIPDIPAQNPSILTRSCHADDTEASVMARFLMLKGRDENLSFMDVEKQEPEEVIHPGLACENNRRPITKDRSGDGIVNLKAGPVLQDPTANSTEDKLTVKDCHLPGTDPVIQYFQSNKPGDSLIDSWYDGTSSDWEHVMKEEL; translated from the exons atgatgagcTTTTGGTCGCCGGGTTATGGGTCTTACGGTCATGGAGGATCTTCAGCATCATCTTCCAATCTATCGGCTTTAGCGCCGCCTTTTATGGTTGTTCCAAAACCCATTTCAAGCCCACTTGTAGATTTGACTGAACCCTCTTATGGTGTTCCCTCGAACTCTTCTCTGCACAATTGGCTCCCTTCTCACTATCCCAATTCTGGGCCTGGTTTATTTCCAAACCATGGTCCAGAATACGATCCAGTGCCTTCATCAGATGCATATGGATACGCTGCCTCGCAGTATATTGGGTCACTTGATAGCCATTTGTCTTCATTGAGCCCTGTTTCATCAGCACCGGTTGATACATGCTTGTATGTTCAACACTCCGACTGCGTGGAAACTAGTACTGTTAAAGCCCAACAATTTTATCCCATATATGCCCGACCCGGAATTGAAGACCTTAGTCCTTTGGTCGTTCCGGATGACAATAGTTATGATTGGTTATCTTGTTCCAATGTTGCAACCTGGGATGGATCCTCCAACAATGATCATGCTCAATCTGGTTGGGATAATACAGTTGATTGGGTTAGCTCATGTAATGGACTCGGAGAGTGGGAGCATGGTAAGCAGCTCGAGATTGATGGCGGTTTTTGTTCAAAGGGTTTGACTATTGGTGATTCTTCTTCCATTTACAAGAACGATGTGAACCAAG GAAGTCATGCGTCTGAGGGTTTGGACACACATGCAGAAGCTTCCCATATCATTGATATGCTGGGTTTGGAAAAGCATGGTGGATGTGTGAGTATGGAACATGCTAATGATAAATCCTTCTCTGGGAAAAATTCCAGAATCATGCCTGCTGATTATTCAAAAACATCTTTCTTGGGTTCCCCTTCACTACTTCCAGAAAACCATTATGAAGCACCATCCTTAACACCAGCCACAAATATCTACAAATATCAAGTGCCATGCAGTGCCTCAAATGAGAAACCTATTAGACATCATGATGCTAGTCTGAGTGGTTGTGCATCATTTGTGACATCTTCGCATTCACTTGTCATTACACCACCAGATGTCGACACTAGCTTGTCTGCACCAATTAAAGGCCCACTAGTGGATATGGATTTTGGGACTGATGTTGCTGATCCAGATCATTGTGGTAATAGTCCCTTTAATGTAAACAAACTCCATCCTTTGATAGGGTCTGAAAGCAAAGGTCTGTTTGATACAAGCCAACTTAGCATTCACCTAGATAAAAATTATCCTATTGGTGTGGAGTCGTTCTCATCCAAAAATGAAGAGCTgtcgaagaagaaagaaattccTGAGGATGCCTTGGACCAAGTTTTTAAACCAAAATGTGGACTTCAAGTTTCTCATACAAGTTCAGATGGCTTCAATTTCACACTTGATTTTGTTGAAGCTATCAGTCCTGTTGAGAATTCTTCTGAGAGCATAGATCATTATAACCCTGCTGTGGACTCACCATGCTGGAAAGGAGTTTCAGTTTCTTGTTTTTCTCCATTTGAAACTTCTAAAACAGACAGTTGTcaatattttaagaaattagAATCACATAATAGTTCAGATTTTCAGGTGCCTCAGGTTTTTACTCTCAACATTGATGATGCTGTAAAAGTCTCCTCTCAAAATCCAAATGAGAAAACAGTGTATGTGGAGAAAGGTTTAAGACCTGCTCCAAAGAGGCCTTCAGATGCTAACTTGTTGTCTAGAGAACCCAGATCAGATGGTTCTGTAAATACTGGACCCTTTCATTCAAAATCGAGTTGTGGCTATGTGGTTCAGTATTCTGGTGAGCCAGGTGATGATCATGCCTTGCTCAGCATGTCCACAGTTGATTCAGAGTTAATACCGTCCCTCACTATGCATCAAAATTTTGAAGCAACCATAATGATTCCAGAAAAGAAGCAATCGTCAGATACTTGTGGTAGTGTTGCAGATTCTGGATCAAGTATTGGTGATCCTGCAAGAAATGGTTTATCTAATGTGCCATTCCATGACACTGGATATGGCCTGTCTTCAGCATCTTTGGTGGAAGATGCTTGTGCTAAGCTGACCAAACTGCATGAGGCAGATTCAACCCCAAATATAGATGTCCAGATGCTGGTTAGCACAATGCATAACCTGTCTGACTTGCTTCTATTTCACTCTTTAAATGATTCGCTTGAACTGAAGCAAGGAGATCGCAAGGCCATTAAAGATGTCATCTTTAATCTTCATCGATGCATATTAAAGGATGGTGAAAAAATGATTCCAAGGCAAGAATCACCCTTTCTTCAGCGAGGCATGGCTCAATATCTAGAAGAGTTAGCTAAGCATCCAAAG GAAGTGAATGTGGACAGGCCTGGATTGACAAAGGATGCACCTATTATTGCTCAGGACCAGCTTGATCCTAAGTGTCTACATGACAAAAAGCATCTTAACATTGGGTCAGGTAATAAAATGGAGATGATATCAGATTCTGTTTCTGTGAAGAGTGATGCCAGCAGGCTGGAAAAAGATAATATGACGCAG GCTATTATGAAGGTTCTCAATGAGAATTTTGATTATGAGGAAGAAATGGAGCCAAAATGCgccttgtttaaaaatttatggCTTGAGGCTGAAGCTGAAGTATGTTCTATCAACTATAAAGCTCGCTACAATCGTATGAAGATTGAGATGGAGAAATCTGAGTTGAACAAGGCAAAAG ATGCTTCAGAAAATACTATGGATGTCGAGAGAAGGCGAAAATCCAAGACTTCCCGTGATTTAAACACGCTCAAAAAGTTGGTACCTGAGGCTAACATTGGCCCTTCCCCTGATATTTTCATCCAGGATACCCCTTCTATGCAGCATGTTAGGGCCAGATATGGTATTCTAAAGCATCAGATTAGTTACTCAAATTCCCCTACTGCTTTAGAGGAAGCATCAAGCTCAAATGTGTATCCTGATCTGAACAAGGTTGACAAGTTGGTACCTGAAAAAACAGAAGCGAAGTGTCTGAACCAGGATATTTCCATTCAGAATTCACCTATCCTCAGCACAACCTGCCATGTGAATGATGTTATGGCCAGATTCCATGTTCTGAAATGCCCAGTTGACCATGTGAATGCTATAAAAGCTACAGATGTAGAGGAACCATTAACTGAGAGTGTTTCTCCTGATCGGAATGAAATCAAtaatttggaacctggagcaacTGAAGCGAAGGAGACTCTAATCCCAGATATTCCCGCCCAGAATCCTTCCATTTTAACAAGAAGCTGCCATGCAGATGATACTGAGGCTTCTGTCATGGCCAGATTCCTTATGCTTAAAGGCAGGGATGAAAACTTGAGTTTCATGGACGTGGAAAAGCAGGAACCGGAAGAGGTTATTCATCCTGGATTGGCATGTGAGAACAACCGTAGGCCAATTACTAAAGACAGATCAGGGGATGGAATTGTGAATTTAAAAGCGGGACCTGTCTTGCAGGATCCCACTGCCAACAGTACTGAAGACAAGTTGACTGTGAAGGATTGTCATCTACCTGGGACCGATCCAGTGATCCAATATTTCCAGTCCAACAAGCCTGGAGACTCACTTATTGACAGCTGGTATGACGGCACTTCATCAGATTGGGAACATGTAATGAAGGAGGAGCTTTAG